The Candidatus Neptunochlamydia vexilliferae DNA window GATCATGTAGGAGCAATGAATATTTTAGCCCGAGGACTATCGGGTCTTAGCCTGTGGAGTGAGTCTATAGATCTCACATTGAAGCAGGAACCAGCAGGGGTTAGCGATAAGAGCCTGCTCCTAGGGTGTATTTAGACAACCTGGGAATCCTCTTCCTTTAGGGAGAGGAGGATGTCAAGCATTATGTGTAAATTATGTTAAACATGCAAAGAAAATTTCACACTGTGAATAAATCAACCTTTCCGTTATAGTAAGAGGATGTACCCTCCAGAAAAAATTCGTAATATTGCGATTATAGCCCATATTGACCATGGGAAAACCACTCTGCTCGACGCCTTGCTTCAGCAAGCAGAAACCTTCCGAGCAAACGAAGCCATCCCCGAGCGGGCGATGGACTCCTACGAGCTTGAAAAAGAGCGGGGAATCACCATTTTTGCTAAACATACGAGCCTTTTTGTCGATGAATGTAAGATCAATGTGATCGACACCCCCGGCCATGCCGACTTCTCAGGAGAGGTCGAGCGGGTACTCGGGATGGTTAACTCGGTTCTTTTGATCGTCGATGCAGGGGAAGGGCCCATGCCTCAGACCCGCTTTGTCCTATCGCAGGCGCTGAAGATGGGAATCAACCCAATCGTGGTTTTAAATAAGATCGATAAGCCCCACGCCGACCCCGAAAGTGCGCTCAATAAGACCTTTGATCTCTTTGTCGAGCTCGGAGCCAATGATGAGCAGCTCGACTTTGCCTACTGCTACGCTTCAGCGGTTGGGGGATACGCCTTTATGAAAGAGGGAGATCCGCAAGAAGATATGCGCCCCCTTTTCGATCTGATTATTCACAAAGTGCCCCACCCTCCTGGAAACTTGGAGGTTCCCTTTTTGATGCAGGCAAGCACCATTTCTCATAGCGACTTTTTGGGAAGGCAGGCAACAGGACGGATTTTAGAGGGAGTGGTTCGGAAAGGAGACTCCTTTACCCTCGTCGAAAAAAGTGGTCACCCCACTAACCACAAAGTGACCCGGATCGATGGCTACCATGGACTGAAGAAGGTGGAACTCGAAGAGGCGGGTGTGGGCGATATCGTGAGCATTTCGGGAGCGCCCGATGTGATGATTGGCGATACCCTGTGTGATCCTGGCCATGTCCATCAACTTCCCCTAATTGAGCTGGGCGAGCCTACCCTTTCCGTTGAAATTTCGGTGAACTCGGGCCCCTTTGTTGGACGGGATGGAAAGCATGTGACGATGAATAAGATCCGTAACCGCCTCCTCCACGAAAAGAAGTCAAATATCTCCTTAAACGTCGAAGAGATTGAAGGGCGGGAAGATGCGATCCGTGTTGCAGGACGGGGAGAGCTTCATCTCTCCATTTTAATCGAAGCGATGCGGCGAGAAGGGTATGAATTTTTAGTGTCCAAGCCGCGGGTGATTCTAAGGGAAAATAAAGAGCCTCTCGAACATGTGCATATCGAGGTGCCCGATGAGTTTTCAGGGACGGTGATCGAAGAGCTCAACCGCCGTAAGGGGGAGATGCGCAATTTTCATACAAATGAGCACAACATCACGACAATTGAGTTTAACCTTCCTACACGCGGACTAATTGGCTACCGGAATGAGTTTTTGACCGTGACGCGAGGGTTGGGGATCTTAACCTCGGTCTTCGATGCTTACGGCCCCTATCGAGGAGAAATTCCCGGGCGAAAAAATGGGGCGCTTGTCTCGATGAACCAAGGAAAGGTCACCGCCTATGCCTGCTTCAACCTCCAAAGTCGAGGGACGATTTTTGTGACGCCAACCGATGATGTCTATGAGGGGATGATCATTGGAGAAAATAGTCGAGATAATGACCTTGTTGTCAACATCACTCGGGAAAAGCAGCTCACGAACGTCCGTGCTTCTGGGAGCGACGAGAGTCTTACCCTCACGCCACCAATGGTTTTTACCCTGGAACAAGCGATCGACTTCATCCAAGACGATGAGTTTGTTGAGGTGACCCCCAACCACATCCGTTTAAGAAAACGGGTTTTAAAAGAAAGTGAGCGAAAATCTTCTCGTAAATAATTGGATAATTACTTAACGTGACACTAAGTTCTGCTTTCGAAATTTATGGCTAAGGGATTCAGAGGAGGTTTTCTTGAAACTTGCGATTTTTTTGCCGAATGTAAATAGTCGGGCGCTATTTTTGAGGCAAAAAAATCGCAAGTTTCTGAAAAGATCCCTGAAGACCTAGCAATAAATTTCGAGAGCAGAACCTAACACAAGGTGTCCTATGTTGATTGAGCGATTCGAAGAAAAAGGGCTCTCCCACTATTCCTATGCCGTTGGAGATGCCGAAAAGGGGCAGATTGCCATTATTGACCCCCAGTTTGATGTCGATGTTTATTTAGACTATGCTGAAAAACACCGTCTCGTTATCTCCCATGTTTTTGAAACCCATATCCATGCTGATTATATTTCTGGAGCCCGCTACTTAGCTGCTCGAACCAAGGCGACCCTTGTCCTTTCGGGTTACGACAAAGGAGAGAAATTTGAAGTGGGCTTTCCCCATAAGGAGTGCTTCAATAAAGATACGTTTCATTTAGGGAATGTCAATCTAGAGGCCCTCCATACTCCAGGCCATACCCCTGAACACCTCTCTTTTCTTGCTTGGGTAGCGGGGGAGCCCAAAGCCCTTTTTTCAGGAGACTTCCTTTTTGTGGGTTCGGTAGGACGTGCAGATGTTTTAGATGATAAAGAAACGACTTTTCTTGCTAAAAAGCTTTACCAGTCAGTGAAAACAACGCTCAAAGGGCTTCCCAATCACCTTCCTATTCTACCTGGCCATGGCGCAGGCTCCTTATGTGGTGGGGGAATGCTTTCCCAACCCTCCTCGACCCTCGGACAAGAACGGCTGACCAATCCCTTTTTAAAACCGAAGCTCACCGAAAAAGAGTTTATCGACCTTCTCTTTGCGCGGACCCCTTGCCGTCCTGACTACTTTAGCCAGGTGAAGGCTTACAATTGCTTAGAAGAAAAAAAAGAAATGCCAACGGCAATTCCTCTCGATCCTCAAACGTTTAAGAAAGAAGTGGACAAAGGAGCCTTTGTCCTAGATCTGCATGACCAAAAAAACTTTTCTCGAGGACATATTCCTGGGGCGGTTTGCATCGGAGCGGGGGCCAAACTCGGCTTTTGGGCAGCTACAACGATTCCTTATGACATCCCCATTCTTCTTGTTGCTCCCGATCCTTTACGGATCGATGAAGCGGTCCGTTCACTTGCTCGGGTTGGTTTTTCCAAAATTACAGGCTACCTCAAAGGGGGAAATCAACATTGGAAAGAAGAGGGATTTCCTTTAGAAGCCGTTGGAGAAATCTTTCCCGATCAGCTTGATCACCAAAAAGAGGTTCACCTCATCGATGTCCGGACTCCCCGCGAGTGGGAAAATGGCCATCTAGAAGGGGCGCTCCATATCCCGTGCTCCGAACTTCCAAAGCGACTTGGGGAGCTTCCCCAAGGAAAACTTCTCTTTATCTGTGCTGGAGGCTACCGCTCGGTTCTTGCGGCAAGCCTTGCCAAAAAGGAGGGGCGGCAAGGAGTTTCCCACCTTCCCGGAGGAATGTTGTCCCTAAGGGCCCGTAAAGAAATAAATACCACAATTTGACTGGCTGCGATTTTGCCAAATAGAGCTTCTTTGTCGCCCTTCCCTATTGGGAATGGTGCTCCTCATTCAGCTCTACTTTGCTGTATCTC harbors:
- the typA gene encoding translational GTPase TypA — encoded protein: MYPPEKIRNIAIIAHIDHGKTTLLDALLQQAETFRANEAIPERAMDSYELEKERGITIFAKHTSLFVDECKINVIDTPGHADFSGEVERVLGMVNSVLLIVDAGEGPMPQTRFVLSQALKMGINPIVVLNKIDKPHADPESALNKTFDLFVELGANDEQLDFAYCYASAVGGYAFMKEGDPQEDMRPLFDLIIHKVPHPPGNLEVPFLMQASTISHSDFLGRQATGRILEGVVRKGDSFTLVEKSGHPTNHKVTRIDGYHGLKKVELEEAGVGDIVSISGAPDVMIGDTLCDPGHVHQLPLIELGEPTLSVEISVNSGPFVGRDGKHVTMNKIRNRLLHEKKSNISLNVEEIEGREDAIRVAGRGELHLSILIEAMRREGYEFLVSKPRVILRENKEPLEHVHIEVPDEFSGTVIEELNRRKGEMRNFHTNEHNITTIEFNLPTRGLIGYRNEFLTVTRGLGILTSVFDAYGPYRGEIPGRKNGALVSMNQGKVTAYACFNLQSRGTIFVTPTDDVYEGMIIGENSRDNDLVVNITREKQLTNVRASGSDESLTLTPPMVFTLEQAIDFIQDDEFVEVTPNHIRLRKRVLKESERKSSRK
- a CDS encoding MBL fold metallo-hydrolase, giving the protein MLIERFEEKGLSHYSYAVGDAEKGQIAIIDPQFDVDVYLDYAEKHRLVISHVFETHIHADYISGARYLAARTKATLVLSGYDKGEKFEVGFPHKECFNKDTFHLGNVNLEALHTPGHTPEHLSFLAWVAGEPKALFSGDFLFVGSVGRADVLDDKETTFLAKKLYQSVKTTLKGLPNHLPILPGHGAGSLCGGGMLSQPSSTLGQERLTNPFLKPKLTEKEFIDLLFARTPCRPDYFSQVKAYNCLEEKKEMPTAIPLDPQTFKKEVDKGAFVLDLHDQKNFSRGHIPGAVCIGAGAKLGFWAATTIPYDIPILLVAPDPLRIDEAVRSLARVGFSKITGYLKGGNQHWKEEGFPLEAVGEIFPDQLDHQKEVHLIDVRTPREWENGHLEGALHIPCSELPKRLGELPQGKLLFICAGGYRSVLAASLAKKEGRQGVSHLPGGMLSLRARKEINTTI